Genomic segment of Streptomyces alboniger:
GCCTCCCGAGCGGGCCGCTCCAGGGGTACGTACCGCTGCCCGCCGCGTCGGCGTGCATGCCGCTGCGGCCGTTCGCGGCGAGGTGGGGGTGCTGGGGCAGCGGGGTGCCGGGCAGCGGGCGGGCGGCGGCGGGCGCCCCCTCGTAGCTCTTGACGAGCCGGTGCCCGGGCGCTTTGGGGATGTCGTCGGCGTACGCGGGGACGGCGAGGGACACGGACAGGGCGAGGACACTGGCGAGGACGAGGCGGCGCGGTCTGCTGGACATGCGCCGAAGCTAGAGCGAGCCCCTTGAAGTGTCCATGAAACGGCGTCAGTTGTTCATGAACCCGCAAGGAAGGGCACGGTCACGGCTGGATTCCGCTGACGATGTCGGCGGTGGCCGTCAGACCGTCCTGGATGGTCGGCGCCATGCTCGTGCTCGCGAGGTAGAAACCGAGCAGCAGGCAGACGATGGCGTGCGAGAGCTTGAGTGCTCCGTTGCGCAGAAAGACCACCGCAAGGATCACGAGCAGCAGTACGACAGAGATCGAAACGGCCATGGGAAGTACCTCCTCCGCCACGCGGGACCGCGGCTTCCGGCCGTCAGTGTGGCGCAGCGGAGGGGGCGTCCGGGTCTCTGACCTGTGCTCCGAACGGGTTCTACTTGCGCGGAGGTTGATCCGTGGAGATCAGCCGCGACGGGCGTCGAGGAAGGCTTCGAGCCCCGCGAGGTCATCGGTGTTGAGGTGATCGACACCGGCGGCGAGCAGTTCGCCCCAGACCGCGTCACGCTGCGGGCCCGGCAGGTCCGGCGTCGCCCAGAACCGGACGCGCTGCCCGCGCTTGTGGGCGGAGGAGACGATGCCGCGCAGCTTGTCGCGCTCGGCCGCGGGGATCGGGCCCGTGCCCTGCCAGCTGAAGTTGAGCGACCAGTTGTCGCTGATCAGCGGGATGAGCGAGGCGGGTGCCGCGGTGCCGAGGTCGGCGAGGCGGCCGTCGTAGAAGGCGTACCGCACCTGCTGCGCCTCCATCGGGGCGCGCGCGGCGCGGTGGCCGGAGACGACGGCCGTGACCGCGGAACGGCGCACCTTTCCGTGGACGTACGACGTGAACAGGTGGCGGTAGGGCCGCAGATGGCGGTGGAGCTCGGCGTACGTCGAGGCGCCTTCGGTCTTGATGTCGATGAGGAGCTGGAAGGGCGGGTGGTGACAGCCCCGGTAGACAGAGCCGTGCTGGGCGCGTATGCGGGCCGCGAGCGGCTCCAGGTAGAGGGATTCGAGGGTGCGGGAGGGGTCGAGGTCCACCGGGTCGTGGGCGACCAGGAGCTGTCCGTCGACGAGGAAGATGTCGGCCTCGACGCTGCCGAAGCGGTGGTCGAGGGCGTCGAGGAGGGGCCGTGGGTGTTCGTAGTCGTTGTGGGCGTGGGCGCGGATCAGGGGGCGGGGACGCGGGCGCGGGTGGCGGCCGCGTTCGCCCGCCTGCGCGTGGGTGGAGAGCACGGCACTGCCCGCGAGGGCGGCGCCGAGGGTGGTGAGGGCTCTGCGACGGGTGGTGAGGGCCATGTCTGCCTCCCGGGGACGGATGAGCGGGGCGCTGGGGGCGCCTCGGAGTACGACGATGAGCGGAGCCTAGGGCGTGTCCGCGAAGTCCCGTCGTCCGCCCGCAGGGCGGGCGTCGCGGCGCAGGCGGGACTCTGCGGACACGCCCTGGTGAGTATGCGGCCGCGCTCTCGTCAGGACACCTGCTCCGTCCGGGAGTTGGCGTGCTCGACGCCGGGCGTTCACGGCGGCGCGGGTCGCGCCCCGATCGGGGGTGTGTGCCTTCAGGGGCGCGGGGAACTGCGCGACCAGCCACAAACGGCCCGCACCCCGCGAACGCCCCTCCGAGGCTCCCCTACCCGGCCAACTCCTCCCACCGCACGGTGCGATCACACCACCGCTCGAGCAACACCCGGTCATGGCCCACGGCCAGCATCCCCGCACCGGACTCCCGCCGGTACTCCTCCACGACGTGGACGAGTGCCGCCGTCGTCGACGCGTCGAGCATCGCCGTCATCTCGTCGCAGATGAGCCAACGCGGCCGCAGCACCAGCGCACGCGCCAGACACGCCCGCTGCAACTGGCCGTCGCTGACCTCGTGCGGCCGCCGCCCCAGCAGGTCCTTGCCGAGGCCGACACGGGCAGTCAGTTCCGGGACGAGGTCCGCGGCCTCCGAGGACCGGCCGACCGCCCGCAACGGCTCCGCGACGAGGTCCCTCAGTGCCAGCCGGGGGTCGGCGGACAGCCGCGGCTGCTGGAAGACCACGCCGAAGGCGGTGCGCTGCCGGCGCGGTGCGCGGTGCCGCCAGCCCTGCGCGGCCTCGCCGTCGATGACGACCTGCCCGGCGTCGGGCCGGTGCAACAGCGCCGCGACCCGCGCCAGCGTCGACTTGCCGCAGCCGCTGGGGCCGAGGAGCCCGACGGACTCGCCGGGGGCGATGGTGAGATCCACGGACCGGACGACGGGGGCGCGCCGGTCGTATCCGGCGCTGATGGCACGCAGTTCAAGCACGGGGTGCCTCCAGCACGTCCACGTGGGGGTGGTGGCAGGCGGCCCCGCCGGTGAGCGCGGGCACGGTGGCGCACGCCGTGTCGGCCCGGTCGCAGCGCGCCGCGAACGCACAGCCCTCGGGGAGCGCGGTCAGCTCGGGCGGCATGCCGGGGATGGGCGTGAACTCCCGCTCGGGCAGGGCGTTGAGGAGCCCCCGGGCGTAGGGGTGCCGCGGCCCGCGCGCGCCGAAGAAGTCGGCGGCGTCGGCGATCTCGACGACACGGCTCGCGTACATGACGGCGACCCGGTCCGCGATGCGCTCGGCGGCGGCCAGGTCGTGGGTGATCAGGAGCAGCGCGCGGTCCTCCCCGACGTGCCGGCGCAGTTCGTCGACGGTGCGGTCGACGAGGTCGCGGTCGAGGCCGGTGGTGGGCTCGTCGGCGAGCAGCAGCGGTGCGTCGCCGATGAGGGCGAGCGCGGTGGCGGCGCGCTGGGCGAGGCCGCCGGACAGTTCGTGGGGGTAGCGGTCGAGGTGGCCCGCGGGGAACGCGGCCCGCTCGGCGGCGGCCCGCAGCCGCGGCCCGCGCACGCCTGCCAGCTCGCGCAGGGTCTCCTCCAGCTGGGAGCGCACGGTGCGGACCGGCGTCAGGTGCGCGGCGGGGCTCTGCGGTACGAGGCCGACGCGCCGCCCGCGGACGGTGCGGGCGAGGGTGCGCTCGTCGGCGGTGAGCAGATCGGTGTCGCCGAGCAGCGCCGACCCGGCCGTCTCCGCGTTCCCGGGAAGCAGCCCGAGCAGCGCGGAGGCCAGCACGGACTTGCCGCAGCCGCTCTCGCCGACCAGGGCGAGGCACTCCCCCGCCGCGAGGTCGAAGGTGGCGTCGGTGACGGCGGAGACGTGGGTGCCGCCCCGCATGCGGAAGCGTACGGACAGGCCCTTGACGGAGAGGACGGGGACCGTCACAGCATCAGCTCCGATCGGCGCCGGGGGTTGATCCGTTCCCGCCAGGCGCCCGCGAGGCCCGCGATGGCCAGGGTGGGCACGATGATGAACAGGCCGGGAAAGAGCGTCGGCCACCAGTCGCCCGCGAGGAGCGAGCCGCGCGCGCTCTGCACGAGCGTGCCGAGGCTGGCCTGGTGGGTGGGCAGGCCGAGGCCGAGGAAGGACAGCGCGGACTCGTGCCAGATGGCGTGCGGCACCATCAGGACGGCGGCGAGTCCGGCCTGCGGCAGGACGCCGGGCAGCAGGTGCCGCACGGCGACGCGCAGCCGTGAGGCGCCGCCGGAGATCGCCGCGTCGACGTAGGGCCGCGAGCGCAGGGACAGCACCTCGGCGCGCACGATGCGGGCGGTGGAGAGCCAGTGCGTGAGCGCCACGGAGACGACGACGGGCCAGACCCCGGGCCGGAACATCGCGACGATGAAGATGCCGAGCAGTAGGTGGGGCACGGACGAGAAGACGTCCACGAGCCGCATCACGACCCGGTCCACCCATCCCCCGGAGGCGGCCGCGAGGGCGCCCACGGCGGTGCCGATGACGGTGGCGACGACGGCCGCCACGACGCCGACCAGCAGGGAGACGCGCAGGCCGTAGACGCAGCGCAGGAGCAGGTCGCGGCCGACGTCGTCGGTGCCGAAGGGGTGCGCGAGCGAGGGCGGCCGCAGCTTGGCCGCCAGGTCGACGGCCTGCTCGTCGAGGTTGACGAGCGGGGGCACGACGAGGACGGCGAGGACGACCGCGGCGACGATCACCGCGGAGGTGCGGACCCGCCACGCGCGCGTGGAGCGCCGCACGCCCCCATGGGCGCGCCAGACGATGTCGGCCGTGTCAGCCATCGAAACCCACCCTCGGATCGGCGAGGCCGTACAGGAGGTCGGCCACGAGGTTGCCGAGCAGCACCGCGGCCGTGGCGAGCGCGGTCAGCGCGGCGAGCAGCGGGAAGTCGACGGAGGTCGCGGCCTGCACGGTGGCCGCGGCGATGCCGGGCCAGCTGAAGACGGTCTCCACCAGAAGCGCCCCGGTGATCAGTTCGGGCACGCGGGAGCCGATGAGCGTGAGCACGGGGAGCATGCCGGAGCGCAGGGCGTGCCCGAGCAGGACGGTGCGTTCGGCGAGGCCACGCGCGCGTGCCCCGCGCACGGGGTCGTCGCCGAGGGCGTCACCGACGCCTTGACGGACGTAGAGGACGAACCAGGGGAGCTGCGAGATCGCCAGCACCCCGGCGGGCAGCACCAGGTGGGTCGCGACCTGCCCGGCGGTCACGGCAGAACTGGCCGTGTCGGTCAGGCCGCCCGAGGGCAGCACACCCAGCTTCAGTGCGAAGAGCCAGACGGCGAGCAGTCCGAGCCAGAACGGCGGCGCGGCCTCCAGGGTGTACGCGAGTGAGGTCACCGCCCGGTCGAGCCAGCCGCCGGGGCGGCGCGCGGCGAGGACGCCGAGTGCCGTGCCGAGGAGGATCGCGACGAGGAACGCGGTCGCGGCGAGGAGCACGGACCAGCCGACGCGCTCGCCGATGACGTCGGCGACGGGCTGGCGGAGCGTGCTGGAGTCCCCGAGGTCCCCGGTGAGGGCCGAGGTCAGCCACTCCCACCAGCGGGCGGCCAGCGGCCGGTCGACGCCGAGGTTGGCGCGCAGCTGGTCGAGGTTGTCCTGCGAGGCGGTGAGTCCGGCCGTGCCCGCGTACGCCTTGACGGGGTCGAAGGGCGAGGCGGCGGCGATGGCGAAGACGCCGAAGGTGACGACGAGCAGCACGGGCACGGCGAACAGGGCCCGCCGTCCCACCAGGCGCGCCATCGGCGCCCAGGGAAGCCGGCGCGCGGCGCGCTTCCCCGGGGCCTTGGATATCGCGGAGGTCACTTGGCGGGCTGCCAGTCCTCGACGTTCCACCAGGGGCCGGACGCGAGGCCGTGGTCGTGCGGCTCGACCTGGGTGCTCAGGTCACCGAAGCGCTTGTCGACGACGTAGAGGTGGTCGATGTGGGTGAGGAAGGTGTAGCCGGGGTTCTTCACCAGCTCGCGCTGGATGGTGTCGTAGGCCACCTGGCGCTTGGCGTGGTCGCCGCTCTTGCGGGCGTCCTCCAGGGCCTCGTCGACCTTCTTGTTGTCGTAGTGCGCCATGTTGTTGAAGCCGTCGCCCGCGAGGGAGGACTTCAGAAGCGTGTACTGGTCGAAGTCGGGGTCGGCTGGGCTGCCGCCGCCGGCGAGGACGGCGTCCTTCGGCATGCGGGGCTCGATGACCTCCCACGTGCCGGACTGCACCTCGACCTTGATGCCGAGCTTCTTGGCGTCGGAGGCGTAGGCGAGGGCGTGGTCCTGGCGGAGCTTGTCGCCGGAGAGGTACCAGAGCGGGAACGCGGCGCGGACGCCGTCCTTCTCGCGGATCCCGTCCTTGCCCGGCTTCCACCCGGCCTGGTCGAGGATCTTCTTGGCCTTGCCCGCGTCGAACTTGCGCTCGGTGCCCTTGGTGAACCAGGGGCTGTCGGTCGGGACGGGCCCGTAGGCCTCCTTGCCGGCGCCGTCGAGGATCGAGTCGACCATGGCCTTGCGGTTCACGCCGACGTCGAGGGCGCGGCGGATGTCGGTGTCCCCGGCGACCTTGTTTCCGGTGGGCAGCGTGACGACGCGGTAGTCGAAGGTCTTGGCGGCGTACGTCTTCTTCCCGCCGTCGTCCTCGTACTTCTTCGCGAGGTTCGGCGGCAGGATCGCGCCGTCCAGCTCACCGGCGTCGAGCCGGGTCGCGCGCACGTCGTCGTCCTTGATGATCGCCATCGTGAAGTTCTTGATCTTCGGCGCGCCGCCCCAGTAGCCGGGGTTGGCCTTGAAGGTCAGCTTCTCGCCCCTGGACCACTTCACGAGTTCGTAGGGGCCCGTGCCGACCGGCTTGGTCGTGAAGGCGCCGGTGTTCACATCCTGCTTGCCCGCGATGTGCTCGGGGGCGATGGGCAGGACGGTCCGCTCGGCGAACGGCGCGTAGGGGTACTTCAGGTGGAAGACGACCGTGTCGTCGCCCTTGGCCTCGACGCTCTTGACGGCGTCCAGCTCGGTCTTGGAGGCGTTGTTCGTCTTCTTGTCGAGGATCGTCTCGTAGGTGAAGACGACGTCCTTGGCGGAGAAGGGCTTGCCGTCGCTGAACTTGACGCCCTCGCGCAGCTTGTACGTGTACGTCTTGCCGTCGTCGGCGACCTTGGGCAGGTCGGCGGCGAGCGCAGGCCGCAGCTTCATGTCGGCGTCGTGCGTGAGCAGCCCGTCGAAGATCTTCGAGTTGCC
This window contains:
- a CDS encoding phosphatidylinositol-specific phospholipase C/glycerophosphodiester phosphodiesterase family protein; protein product: MALTTRRRALTTLGAALAGSAVLSTHAQAGERGRHPRPRPRPLIRAHAHNDYEHPRPLLDALDHRFGSVEADIFLVDGQLLVAHDPVDLDPSRTLESLYLEPLAARIRAQHGSVYRGCHHPPFQLLIDIKTEGASTYAELHRHLRPYRHLFTSYVHGKVRRSAVTAVVSGHRAARAPMEAQQVRYAFYDGRLADLGTAAPASLIPLISDNWSLNFSWQGTGPIPAAERDKLRGIVSSAHKRGQRVRFWATPDLPGPQRDAVWGELLAAGVDHLNTDDLAGLEAFLDARRG
- a CDS encoding ABC transporter ATP-binding protein, which translates into the protein MLELRAISAGYDRRAPVVRSVDLTIAPGESVGLLGPSGCGKSTLARVAALLHRPDAGQVVIDGEAAQGWRHRAPRRQRTAFGVVFQQPRLSADPRLALRDLVAEPLRAVGRSSEAADLVPELTARVGLGKDLLGRRPHEVSDGQLQRACLARALVLRPRWLICDEMTAMLDASTTAALVHVVEEYRRESGAGMLAVGHDRVLLERWCDRTVRWEELAG
- a CDS encoding ABC transporter ATP-binding protein codes for the protein MRGGTHVSAVTDATFDLAAGECLALVGESGCGKSVLASALLGLLPGNAETAGSALLGDTDLLTADERTLARTVRGRRVGLVPQSPAAHLTPVRTVRSQLEETLRELAGVRGPRLRAAAERAAFPAGHLDRYPHELSGGLAQRAATALALIGDAPLLLADEPTTGLDRDLVDRTVDELRRHVGEDRALLLITHDLAAAERIADRVAVMYASRVVEIADAADFFGARGPRHPYARGLLNALPEREFTPIPGMPPELTALPEGCAFAARCDRADTACATVPALTGGAACHHPHVDVLEAPRA
- a CDS encoding ABC transporter permease, whose translation is MADTADIVWRAHGGVRRSTRAWRVRTSAVIVAAVVLAVLVVPPLVNLDEQAVDLAAKLRPPSLAHPFGTDDVGRDLLLRCVYGLRVSLLVGVVAAVVATVIGTAVGALAAASGGWVDRVVMRLVDVFSSVPHLLLGIFIVAMFRPGVWPVVVSVALTHWLSTARIVRAEVLSLRSRPYVDAAISGGASRLRVAVRHLLPGVLPQAGLAAVLMVPHAIWHESALSFLGLGLPTHQASLGTLVQSARGSLLAGDWWPTLFPGLFIIVPTLAIAGLAGAWRERINPRRRSELML
- a CDS encoding ABC transporter permease produces the protein MARLVGRRALFAVPVLLVVTFGVFAIAAASPFDPVKAYAGTAGLTASQDNLDQLRANLGVDRPLAARWWEWLTSALTGDLGDSSTLRQPVADVIGERVGWSVLLAATAFLVAILLGTALGVLAARRPGGWLDRAVTSLAYTLEAAPPFWLGLLAVWLFALKLGVLPSGGLTDTASSAVTAGQVATHLVLPAGVLAISQLPWFVLYVRQGVGDALGDDPVRGARARGLAERTVLLGHALRSGMLPVLTLIGSRVPELITGALLVETVFSWPGIAAATVQAATSVDFPLLAALTALATAAVLLGNLVADLLYGLADPRVGFDG
- a CDS encoding ABC transporter substrate-binding protein, with protein sequence MRARSIRGTGGAAAAIAIAVAASACSAPGDGSAGGAKDSAVVGIAYEPDTLSPLLGYGKDGNSKIFDGLLTHDADMKLRPALAADLPKVADDGKTYTYKLREGVKFSDGKPFSAKDVVFTYETILDKKTNNASKTELDAVKSVEAKGDDTVVFHLKYPYAPFAERTVLPIAPEHIAGKQDVNTGAFTTKPVGTGPYELVKWSRGEKLTFKANPGYWGGAPKIKNFTMAIIKDDDVRATRLDAGELDGAILPPNLAKKYEDDGGKKTYAAKTFDYRVVTLPTGNKVAGDTDIRRALDVGVNRKAMVDSILDGAGKEAYGPVPTDSPWFTKGTERKFDAGKAKKILDQAGWKPGKDGIREKDGVRAAFPLWYLSGDKLRQDHALAYASDAKKLGIKVEVQSGTWEVIEPRMPKDAVLAGGGSPADPDFDQYTLLKSSLAGDGFNNMAHYDNKKVDEALEDARKSGDHAKRQVAYDTIQRELVKNPGYTFLTHIDHLYVVDKRFGDLSTQVEPHDHGLASGPWWNVEDWQPAK